In Oryzias melastigma strain HK-1 linkage group LG14, ASM292280v2, whole genome shotgun sequence, the DNA window aaattttacttttccGAAATACAGCAGTCGTCTTTTTCTCaatgagtaaatattttaacaaaaataatatgtttaaaatgttgcttaGTTCCCAAACAGGAGAGGACAGCTCTCTCTGCGGAGTAATACACATAAACGTCATCCAGAATTTACCAGAACGATATGGCAACAACCCGTATCCGAGATATTTCGAGTTCCTGATTGGGTGACGTTCTTGTTTGTCAGTCAGCGATTGGTTACTGGGGTCCACAAAGTGTTGCAAGACTTATGTGACCCGGATACTTGAGGGTGTTTTTCAAAcgtattaaaacatatttagaaacaTATTGTTGAAGGGTCTCCAGACACCTGAGTTATTATATTTATGCAGGTATCCACTGATACAAaacttcactttattttttattttttactcttttgtcAAGTCTGAAAGGGCCTGACTAACAGTCACGAGGAATTACCAGAAAATATGCTGATGTCATAGTTATgtgactgtttaaaaaaataaatgtaaaacataaagccctggttatttttaacatttgtaacTGACACGAACATTTTGGATAAATCACCCAAATGTTAAGCtattctaaaatgtttattcaacATATTATACACAAGAATATTAATCTGAGTTATGTTCAGTCAAATATAAAATTGTCTTCTATTTCAAAACTATAGCCACTTAATTTAGCAATTGTGAGTTCAACATGGCAGCTAAGCTAACCTGTTCTGATAATGTTTTGAATGGcacaaaaattagattaaatgtcaacatttttgaacacaATCAAGATGATCTTGATTCTTTGTGGGACAATTGACTGACTCAAGGTTGAGaggtttggtgtttttttaggttGGAGATAAAAGAGTTTCATTCACGTCATCATTTCTCATCCTTACTGactaataaaacatgtttttaaagttcatcTTGTTAGCATCAGATCCTATTGTTGTTGCCTAAATAACTACTCTTGGAATGACGTCCTTAGGTTCTGCAAAACAATAAACTGTtagcaaataaatcaaatttatttcTTAGTGTGACCTGAtctataaaattacatttaaggtTGATGGTCAATTgagtcagaaaaaaagtttcactgTAGTTTGACaattgacttttgttttaacCCATGACCTCTGAGTTAAGTGAATTAAGTGTTAGCTCAAGCTAGATTCTTGCTGActggatttgtatttttaggcTACAATTGAGATCAAGCTAAGTTGGTCTTAAGATATGTATTTGGGTCATAGCATGGATCCAGTCCTTCCAGCTGCCTGTCACATGACACTGAAACCGTGATATACTGCTACCATCATGGCTCATCTTGTTCTGCAACTCAGAAATGTGTTGGTGTGAGTTAGCTGTACTTTGCTCTTCCCCTTTGCTAGAATTATTTGTTCCAGAAAACCTAATGAGCATTTTTGTTGTACAGTTCAGCTGTACACCAGTAACAGATACAAAAATTTACAGCAAATACGTTAATCAGTAGTTGCTCTAGTGACAGAACTAGGTGAGAGGTTCTTCTCTTATCAGTGGTGAACTTCAGTCAGGCTTGACGCGTTCTGCCAGGAAGGAGGACTCGAACATTCTGGGTGGAACTTCTGCTCCACATCAACAGGTTTCTCAACAAACAGTTCCAAGTTTCAGATGAACTTTATGCAAGTGTTAGGTAAATGAATTCCTGTTCTACTTGATAGGAAAGAACTGCTGTTTTTTGAGTTGTAAAAGCCACATttgaataaatgcttttttgttttgtttgtttttttccagaatatGGACCTTGTGAAACACTCAGGCGGCTGTCACTGTGGAGCTGTTAGATTTGAAGTTAGGAGTTCTCCAGATCTCCACGTCTTCCATTGCAAGTGAGGAATTTTCACTTACCAaccaaaacaaatctgttttttttctttagttcccagtaaaaaaataaataaaaataaaatatatattttgaaaacaaaatgttcaacagatttttcttttttcagctgcagcatttgtaccaaaaaacaaaatcaccaTTTCATCGTCCCCAAAAACAACTTCAGACTTTTACAAGTAAATAGTCAGGCTTTTAAATCCCGAGTCCAAGAttatttttagatataaaaacataaattatgtgtttttcttttcaggggGAGGAAAATCTGACAACATATACCTTTAACACTCATGCTGCCAAACACACCTTCTGTAAAACCTGTGGAGTTCAAAGTTTCTACACGCCGCGGTCCAACCCTGATGGCTATGGTATGATGGTTCTATTACAGGACAATAACTGCTGTAAAGTTGCTTAACTTCGAAATAGGAAGAGATTATTctttaatacagaaaaaaaaaactgacatggagtgagaaaaaaatgtcttatgtgaaacttttgctttaggacaataaaacaataacaacacTCCAGGAATATTTTATAATACAACAAAACTAATGCCTACTTTTATCCAgatgatttagtttttatattatttcttaCATATAAGtggaaaaagtgtttaaaaaaagaaacgtgtTCTTTTGTATACAAACTTAAACAGTGGTAAAACTAACTGAAAGTTACAATTACCAACATGTCTTTACAAAACCTcagttgtttttgaaatgtataaTTGTCAAACTTTTGTGGTTAGAATATTTTACTTGCAACTCACGACCCATTTTAAAGTAACATggtgttttgtaaatataatttttttcaatttttacgATGGAGGTGTATTTACCCCCAAATAACTGTTTACTGCTTTGAATTTGCTGAAATTTGGATAAGAATACATAATAAATTCACAGCAGGAGCCAAATGGTTAATGATGTATGATGTTTCCTTTCAGAAAGTTATGTAAGAGCCACATCTTGagattacattttataaatataagaGTATTATGTTCTGGTTGGGCTGAAAGAACTCCCTTTGTTTGTGTGACTGTTTTGTACACAGGTGTTGCCCCACATTGTCTGGATCCAGGTAGTGTGCACAGTGTGACGGTGGAGACGTTTTGTGGAGAAAAGTGGGAGGAGAGCATGCAAGCTCACAAGACTATCCGAGACATGTCCAAACCCAAAGAGGATATGCAGCAGAAAGAGTAAACCCCCAACAAAGGCCTTTATTATTTCAATCTGTAAGCATATTCAAGTATTTAGTGTTCTTTTACACTTTGTTACATTCAAGCACaataatgtttttcaaaaaactgtaacttttaggAATGTTTGACATCATAAAGTATCAAAAATACACCAGAAACTGTGTCAAATCAGTCTTGTCGAAGGATCCAGTCAGtagactttaaaatgtaacaaacagGTGAGCTTTTAATAAATCTTGGCGATCTTCGGTCCTCGTGGAATCACCTGGAATGTGTTCACAAACATGTAGCGTGAGAAGGCGATGTAGAGGCGACGGAACCACAAGAGCTGAGAGCCATGACACAGCATGGCGGCCTGCGAGAGAAGAGGATAAACCATATTTAAACTCTCGACTCTTCACTTCTTCAGCACAAACACGCTATAATCATGTTACGTCTCGCTCTTTAAGACTCAACAGACTGCTTACTTTGGCTCGTTTGTATCCCTTTGAGCCAACAAGAAGGCAGAGATGTGATGGCAGCAGCCAGCTGAGGGGAAGCTCCAGGAAGGAGAAGTACTTCCTGAGGAGGCCAACGGTCACCAGGGAGAGAAAGGTGCATTCTGGGAGAGAAGATAGAGGTGCAACCAGCTGTTAAACCTGAAATGGTCATTGTCCTGTAAAGTTGGTGCTAAACTAATATACAAAAAGCATTAAAGAACACAGAAAGGGAAagagaacaataaaatacaaacacatgAAATAGTAAAAAGCAGTTTATCCTTTTCATTGGCCCGTCAAGAGTTTTTATGTCCCACCTGAAACTGTCACACAGAGGAGCTCTGAATGCCCCAAAGGAGACACCTACAGGTGTTTGATCTTACCTTAAAAAGAGTAAGTACTTTTAACCAGATACCATTCAGATAAATGTACCCTATAAAACCAAGAAGCTTCTAATGAAACCATTTCTGTTTTATCTTACTGATATTAGACCGTTAAAGCTGTAGATGTCTAGGTACCGTGGACATGTCCTGATTAACTCCAGACCAAactaatgacattttaaaactttttttttctggttccgGGTCACAACGGTTATacgtgtctccagctctcctcaactcttcggtttttaaagtcttttaaagttgcccacaagcgactttaatcaccaagcTACTGGAACAGCTACCACAATGAGGaaagttgaacatggcaccaaagaaaacttttgaaGCCGATTTGGCAGAGCTCAAAAACCGCGTTAGCCAACATACAGGCTAAGCTAAACCCAGCACTTCTCTCTGAATCTAAACTATCAGCCCTGCTGGAGCTTCAAGCTAAGATGACTTTCGCTGACATGACAGTTAGAGCGACATGCTTTAACTAAGCTCACCCAAACTCGCCCCggattgttgaaaaaaatatatatattttgaaactGATATATTTATCCCTATTGAAGACATATCCGATCTGAATTCTTTTAGTTAAATCAAACCTCTCAGTGTGCCGAGACGACATTgtcaaagaatgaaaaaaaatgatgctaagCTAGCTACAGCGCTACAAACAAACACCTGTGACCACGACTACACCCAGATGGAGGAAAGCAGCAACATGAAAAGGAAACCTGCTCCGAGTACTCCTGCTAAAGCTTCTGCTCCACCACCCAAGATAAAACCTGCTCAACTGCAGTCTCTCAGAATGAAGCTCTAATCACAGCCATTGAAAAATTAACCTGCAAAATTAAGGACTTTGGTCACCAGCTAAAAGAAAACTCTGTCATGGTGGCAAATATCTCTTGTCTTGTGGAAATGCATGAAGAATGCAAGGGAAAGATTAAAGAGATGGAAAAAGAAGTTCAAAAAAAGTGctaaggaaaacaaagagctgAAAGAAAAAGTAGCTGAAATAGAACGTTACAAATGGCGATGGAACCTAAAAAACTCaaggattaaaagaaaaagacgaCGAGAACATCCGAGATGTCATCATCAGTATCCTGTCCAAGATCGCTCCGGGAGTGGAATGAGAGGATGGACACTGTGGTGGATTTGGTTCATCGGTTGGGGAGAAAGGAGGAGGGCAGACATCGACAGGTCATCATGCAGTTTGTTATGAGACACCACCGAGACGCCATTTGGAGAAAAACCAAGAACTGTTCAACATGTAAGAATCTGGAAATCGTCTTCAAGAAAGATTTCTGCAAGGCTGACAGAGAGGCTCGAGCAGCGGCCTGGCCAAAGATGGAGGAAGCCCGAGCAGCGGGGAAACGTGTACTACAGAGGCCAGGTGGGCTCCATCGAGGGCATCAGGGTCCGTCTAGATTGAACTGATTCAATaagaaaaatctgtatttttgttttgtaagaaTCAAAGAGCTCAGTGTTTCCTTCTGCAGGAAACTCATTCCAGTGAAAGTGACGAAACATTCTGGTCTAATCTGTGGGGCGATAAAATCTACTTCAGTCATGGCAGTAACAGGTCAGCAGGTGTCGCTATACTACTGAATAATTTTCCAGGGAAACTGTTAACAGTGAGAAGGGATGATTCAGGTCGATGGATCATTTGCGTTTTTCACCTTGATGAGTGTTTTCTGATACTAGGTAATGTTTATGGCTATAATTCTGATgcccaaaataaattaatgttttccCAGTTGATTGACACATTTAAAGACCTTAGACAGAGATATCCTGTTCAAATACGAATAATTGGGGGTGATTTTATTATGGTGGAAGATGATTGGCTGGATAGATCTCCATCTGTGTTTCTGAATCACCATCTTAATCCAATAGTACTTAATGTCTGCATAGAGCTACACTTAATAGATGTCTGGCGTAGAGATAACCCCGATACTCGAACCGTTACCTGATTCAAACTGGATGGTACAGCTAAGACTCGATTCAACTTTTGGCTAGTCTCAGATGATGGTCAGAGTTTTGTCCCGAAAACATTTCAGCTGCTCCGCTAACGGATCACAGTATGATCAGACTTTTCATCCACCCTCAAAACTGGAAATTTAATTCTAATCTTCTTAACGATGAAACATACTCAAGATGTCATTAGTACAGTTAATAAAATTTGTAGGGAAGCTCAATTCACATCTTATAGGGGtagatgggatttttttaaatataaggtACGCCAAATCTCCATTACTAGAAGCAAACAGTTGAGTAAACAAGATAAACTGAAGGAAGAAGAAATTATTGaggaaataaattcaatttgtCACAATGTGGACTCAGACAAGAATCATAAACAGAGATTGATCCTCTTGCAATCCTCCTCGGATAAAATGTATACAAACAAGGCCAAAGGTATATCAGGTCCAGAGCAAGATGGGTTGAGGAGGGAGAGAAAAGTTCAGTGTACTTCTGTAGACTGGAAAAAAGGAGACAAGAACGGAACAGTGTTAAAGCTTTGTTAATTATGTGGATGTGGAGTGCACAGATCCTTCAGcaattacaaaagaaatactCCAGTTCTACAAGGAGCTATACTCATCCTCTTACTCCCATCATGATGCTGTAGCCTTTTTTAATCAGATCAAACATTTGGTCCCTAAAATAGATGATGCCTGCAGAGAGCTCTGTGAGGCAGAGTTCCCCATGTCAGAAGTAGAAGATGTTGTGAGGTGCTTAGCTTTAGACAAATCTCCAGGTTCAGATGGGCTGACTGTTAATTTTTATAGACATTTCTGGGAACATGTGAAAGACCTCCTCTTCCTGACACTGAAAGAAATAACTCATACGGACATTCTACCAACCACTATGAAGCAAGGCGTCATCACTCTTATCCCTAAACCTGGCAAAGATCCTCGACTAATTGATAATCTGAGACCATTAACCCTGCTCAATAATGATTATAAAATCATAACCCATATTTTTTCCATCAGAATGAAAACTGGGATCCTGTCCTTCGGCTCATTTGGCTGTTTGGGTTTTCAAACGACACCTTCGCCTTTGGTCTCAGCCCACAGCGACATTCTGCTCCCTTCTCAAACatctctttattttcattttgagtAAGAAATTTCCATCTGTCAGTTCTAAGCTTTCAGAAGAAAAGGAAAGTAAAACttataaaagaagaagacagagTGAGGATTCAGATCACTTGGAAAGACTCCCTTCAcccatttttgctgtttttgttcctcCATGCTGCTACTAGCAGGGCAGAGTGAGATTTCTGGACAGTAGGGGGCACTGCAGACTCACACCACCTGAACTGTGTTTATAGCTTAATGCAGCTGTTCAAGATTTAGAGTCAAAATAACAGAAGctcctaaaatattttttaacttgcaaATCTTAAAGGTAATTTTTGATCTCTTAGTGACAAAACCTACCCTTGGGCACTTCTCCGGTGGAGATGAGATGTCTGTAAGGGTGAAACAAAGACCAAAATAAATGTCACTCAAGCGGCACATTCATCCTTTCAATTattcacaaagaaaagaaacacagcaacattttctttcagGCCTGAATGTTAGCATGTGACTGCAGTCCTTACATGTCAAGAACAAAGCagggaaacacaaacaaaccctCTGGGTTTCTGCCTAACTTGAATCATGAGAGGAGATTTGAATGGATCGACTCTCATGAACAGATGCAGAATGACATAGCCTTCCAAAGGAAAAAAGTACAGACAAATGGGTAAAAAGTCAGGGGCATTTTGGGGACCATCATCCACAGCTCACAGTGAATACCAGGATTCTTTTAGCAGCGTTTCATTGAATTTGCAGTGCTGGCCTCTCCAAACCAACTCCCCCCTCTGCACTTCAGGGACAGGATTTATAGCTGTTTGTTCGAAGCAGAGAATGGAGCCTCTGAAGACTCTCTTTGGATGACATCCCAGCAATGGAACGGGCCAGTTCTGAAAAATCCGGTCAGTGTGTGGCTTTGTGTGGCTGTATCGCTTTTGGAGACACGATCGTCTTTGCCCACAAGTTCAGTATTTTCCTGGACAGTTTTATGATGAAGAAGCCTTCTGCTCTCAATGTTTTAACCATGTAAAACCTGTAACGAATGCAATTTCAGGTGGCTGTGCAGTCTACTTTTTCAAGCTAAAGCTATATTTACCTGATAGCTGTATAAATGGCTACATGATTGGCATGGCCACTCACTCCTGACCCGTCAAAAGTCAGCacctgaaacaataaaaaagtggtGGAGAGGTGAGAGTCTTAGTGTtggaaagggaagaagtggagGCAAATGAAGAGAATTAGGATCGAGGGTTTGATGTCTATGTCCCACTGTCAGCCTGATCCTTAAAAGTCCGTCTTCTGCATGCATGCTCACtcacagaataaaacaattgaGGTCAAAGACTGACTTAAGACATGAGCCGCAGTGATCACCATTTTATCCTGTGATTGCTACTCTCTCTACAAAGTTGAAGCTCCCAACTCTCCAAGTAACTAAGATCCTGACAATATTATTGgacaaaaagtaagaaaaaaatgcttaaaggcattcagtgaaaaacaaaacactgtggTATTTCCGGGTCTTTTCTTGCTTTGATTCATCAGAACAAAAGTTCTTCGTTGGTCTCTCAAACAGGGCTCTAGCCATTTTTTAGACAGGATGGGAGGAGACGAGATGTTTGTTAGATAACCCAGAGATCAGAGCAAAGTGGACTGGGCCAGTTCAAAATCAAAagccttgtttttttctactgtagCTGCTGTCTTTAGTTAGAGCAGTGACATCTTTGGCTGTTGCAGGAGACTCAGGCAACAGAAAGACTGGGTCTAAATTTGCAACAGTCTCTTCAGATAATGTCATGGAACAAAGCTGAGGTGGATAAGAATCTCTGAGTAAACATTGGAATTGAATTTGAACTCTGTACTGCAGCAGAGAGCTTTTCCCCGGTTTTCCAGACTAAAAATGTTGTGTGGGTTGGACTGAAACAGATGGTGGTTGAAAGGCATTATTACAGAGACCACAGTCAAACTGAGATAATAAACCAGGAAGCTGTGGCGCTAAAACCCAATGATGCACAGCAGAAATTTGTTACGCAGAATGGCATGGAacgtaaacagtagaaaagaatGTGAaaccaggaaaagaaaaacttgaaatgcaagaaaaaaatgtggagctGAACATACCAGGTTGAAGGTTTGAGCTCTTAAGTGTTTTCCTACGACAGAGGAAATCAATGCAGTGCTCCATTCAGCTTTGGGATCATCTGGAAGTTTACTGGAAGATGAAAACAatgtaaatgttacatttgtgcCTTAAAGATTCACTCTgattaaaatggtgtttttggtctttctggtcttgtggcatttctctaaTGATGATGGACATATAAAAGGCAAATTAAGATTAAACCCTTATCTCTAAGtatgtatttattcacattcttgtaaatcaggaacagatgaaaaaagtacatttggaAAAGATTGTAATGTAGACGTTACAaaggccacaagctccgccccattctggtgcatccacttacagacaaatagatccatgaacgtctttgttttcctggtctgagctggaatctggatctaaactggaCGGCTGGATAGAAATTATATTgatcactatttttgttgcactgctaatgttaatttGGTGGTGTGAGGGGCCAAAAGCTAGCAGCAGAGGATGTAAACAGGTGACAGGAAGTCGGGTTAGGTGTattccacgccaacagtccgcccacaattcagaggggaatttatttttgcttttttcagagttaaatttcttatgaactgccaaaattgaataaacaagaaacaaatACTGATCAAATCACATCTAGCTTTCACTTCATTGCAAAcctttgatttttaattaacattttaaacttaGCCTTTTTCCCTGAGAAAGTGTCTATTCGCACgtaattgtcaaaaaatgtgcgGCCAGtgataaacttttttctttgttgcacagacccagagtaaagggttaaggttatgTAAtaggatgtgtttttattatgtttttattctattttttgctGGGCCCTGTTTGTGTGCACTGACTGTTTTGAATGCACCATGGACCTAATTGGAAAATGGAGAACAGGTGCACTCCAGCCACACCTGGTGACTTTAAGAAGAGCACCAGGTGCAGCAGCAAGAGGGACGGACACAGAGATGTGCAGGCACACAGAGGCACATAGAAGACGCGCAGGAGGATGAACAAGACTCACAGGCGGGGATCCCCACGTCTCCCGGAGCCATGCCGCCCTGGGAGTGGGGTGACCACCGGTCCTCCCTGGACGGCACAAGCTTTTAGCCACCTGATGTGACGCGCTTGGAGTCAAGGAAGGGGAGAGTCAGCTGGAGCGGCAGAGGGGTGTGGTTGTGACCCACCCCTCTTTGAGCTAAGTACCCCTTCCTTCGCCTTCCTgaatggattttgttttttaagagtaGTGTCTTTCTTTTTAGCTGCATTGGGAgggatgcatgcttttattccagggcctgttttatattttgtgcatgttttatcatttttactaaagctcttatttttattgttttgtatttaggCACctggctcttttatttttctggactCTAACTCCTCCCAATGGACAGCATGGACTCTAATCCAGGAAGGACATTTTAAGGACTCCACCTCTGGACCGAATAAACATTGTCACTCTCCTGTAAAGGACTTTGTGTGTTGGTCTTTACCCTGCTCCCGGCTGATATGGACCGAGGTGGAGACGGGCTAAATTGCTCATCTTGGCCTCGTCTCCTACCCCTCCAACCCCCCCCCTTGTTACAGTTAGGAAAACAGAAGGGGGAACCAAGCCCTCAAAGAGGGCAGGTTCAGTGCACACTCCATGCCAGCCCACCAGGAAGCAGAGCCCCAGGCCCCCCCATCCCAAGTGGTATAAAAGAGATGAAGTTTGGATTTTTCCAATGATCATGNNNNNNNNNNNNNNNNNNNNNNNNNNNNNNNNNNNNNNNNNNNNNNNNNNNNNNNNNNNNNNNNNNNNNNNNNNNNNNCAGGCATGTCAGCCAGGGCCCCTGAGGTTAAGGTTAGGAAAATGGGGGCACTAGATCAAGTGCTGAAGCCAGTGATTCAACATGGAGGAGGCCGTGCGAGCTGACCAATGGGCTTCATTCATAAGTAAGgatggttagggttaaacaagcaaatgtttcctgagtgcagctgtctctgcagctcatggctccaccaggggatggttcaaatgtggagaacatatctcacacatttaggagcgtgacagttaatgggactttaagtttaaatacgggcggccaacaaaaaaatccacccTCGGACACACTTAAAATGCGTGCGGCCAATGCGATCTTAGCTGCACATATcacatgtggccaacatgaatttccatcactttctAAGCTGGTCACACGTAAAtatgtgtgaataacatcagcctttccAAAATGTGgtggtttaaaataaatcaacccAGGAATCATCCTCTGACCTGAAGCCTAAAGCATTAGGCGTTTTTTAGATGATCTGGAGCCTCTCCTGGATCTTCATCGAGACAGGAGGTTTCAGGTGATGTTGGTTAACAttcagttgaattttaatatggcTCTCCCCCTTAGTTTGATCTGtgctattttatattaaatttaatgtatgtgtttttatcAATAGGTGTTTTAACTGtctcaaatttacatttttattgtattctttGTAGGTCGACAATTCAACATCTTTTCAtagactatgtcctagaaaacaacaggtttatttttatttaggcttaaaatggcatcatcataattaaaccATCACTGGAACGCTTTGAAagtagatcagaagatgatcggagggACTTTCAGATCCAGTCATGCACTGTAGATGGAGCATGGAGCTCAAAGGGTTTAAATATGTTCAGTCCAGTCTAGATTCTGTGTTCTGTTACATGAGGAA includes these proteins:
- the cenpv gene encoding centromere protein V isoform X2, which encodes MDLVKHSGGCHCGAVRFEVRSSPDLHVFHCNCSICTKKQNHHFIVPKNNFRLLQGEENLTTYTFNTHAAKHTFCKTCGVQSFYTPRSNPDGYGVAPHCLDPGSVHSVTVETFCGEKWEESMQAHKTIRDMSKPKEDMQQKE
- the pigl gene encoding N-acetylglucosaminyl-phosphatidylinositol de-N-acetylase, producing MYAYLVVFVILSYLAWIRHIYFQHLRALVKSLKRVMNISTERELNNDITALILTAHPDDECMFFAPTIIRLRELNVNVHLLCLSEGNYYNQGPERRHELLRSCAVLGIPNSRITIIDDDKLPDDPKAEWSTALISSVVGKHLRAQTFNLVLTFDGSGVSGHANHVAIYTAIRHLISTGEVPKECTFLSLVTVGLLRKYFSFLELPLSWLLPSHLCLLVGSKGYKRAKAAMLCHGSQLLWFRRLYIAFSRYMFVNTFQVIPRGPKIAKIY
- the cenpv gene encoding centromere protein V isoform X1, with translation MVMCTMLWLECLWWEAWMNMDLVKHSGGCHCGAVRFEVRSSPDLHVFHCNCSICTKKQNHHFIVPKNNFRLLQGEENLTTYTFNTHAAKHTFCKTCGVQSFYTPRSNPDGYGVAPHCLDPGSVHSVTVETFCGEKWEESMQAHKTIRDMSKPKEDMQQKE